One window of the Hypanus sabinus isolate sHypSab1 chromosome 13, sHypSab1.hap1, whole genome shotgun sequence genome contains the following:
- the LOC132404055 gene encoding protein-tyrosine sulfotransferase 2-like yields the protein MRISMRRVVLLLCCAVATIMVFHMGQHMWECQQILNENGGWFHGRRTHSMMKPEKEEFVMYNSNHIEYRYSKNMPLIFIGGVPRSGTTLMRAMMDAHPDIRCGEETRIIPRVLAMRQVWSKSERERMRLNEAGVTDLVLDSALQAFILEVIAKHGEPAKYLCNKDPFTLKSLNYLSRLFSNSKFILMIRDGRASVHSMITRKVTIAGFDLSSYRDCIIKWNKAIEIMYSQCMEVGSSRCLSVYYEQLVLHPKKTMEKIMTFLDIPWSDAVLHHEELIGKAGGVSLSKIERSTDQVIKPVNLEALTKWVGHIPDGVVEEMARIAPMLAKLGYDPNANPPNYGNPDALVINNTKKLLQGDFKTPANLKGPSLVKNASMTGSQ from the exons ATGCGTATCAGCATGAGAAGGGTTGTTCTGCTCCTTTGCTGTGCTGTTGCTACAATAATGGTATTTCATATGGGCCAGCACATGTGGGAGTGTCAACAAATACTAAATGAGAACGGAGGATGGTTTCATGGCCGACGAACACACAGCATGATGAAACCTGAAAAGGAAGAATTTGTCATGTATAATTCAAACCACATTGAATATCGCTACAGTAAAAATATGCCCCTAATCTTCATAGGCGGAGTCCCAcgaagtgggacaacattaatgCGAGCCATGATGGATGCACATCCTGACATCCGCTGTGGTGAAGAAACACGGATCATCCCACGTGTGCTGGCCATGCGTCAGGTGTGGTCTAAATCAGAACGTGAAAGGATGCGCTTGAATGAAGCAGGAGTGACGGACCTGGTCCTGGACTCAGCATTGCAAGCATTTATCTTAGAAGTAATTGCAAAACATGGTGAACCTGCAAAATATTTGTGCAATAAAGACCCTTTCACCTTAAAGTCTCTAAATTATCTATCAAGACTGTTCTCAAACTCTAAATTTATATTAATGATCCGAGATGGACGAGCCTCTGTGCACTCAATGATTACAAGAAAAGTGACGATTGCTGGATTTGATCTTAGTAGCTACAGAGATTGTATAATCAAGTGGAACAAGGCTATTGAAATTATGTATAGCCAGTGTATGGAGGTGGGATCCTCCAGGTGTCTCTCAGTTTATTATGAACAGCTGGTATTGCATCctaaaaagacaatggagaagaTCATGACATTTTTGGATATTCCATGGAGTGATGCTGTACTGCATCATGAAGAATTAATAGGAAAAGCAGGAGGTGTCTCACTTTCAAA AATAGAGAGATCCACTGACCAAGTTATCAAGCCAGTTAATCTTGAGGCTTTGACCAAGTGGGTGggacacattcctgatggtgTGGTTGAGGAAATGGCAAGGATAGCACCAATGTTGGCCAAATTAGGCTATGATCCCAATGCCAATCCACCAAATTATGGAAATCCTGATGCATTAGTAATTAATAACACCAAAAAG